In Deltaproteobacteria bacterium, a single genomic region encodes these proteins:
- a CDS encoding amidohydrolase encodes MSRTGTDLIIEGGILLSRAKGADPLENARVWIRGDRIHRIETGSSKEPPPPGVEVIDARKGLIMPGLVNAHCHTAMTLFRGLADDLPLKKWLFEKIFPAEAKHLSPDTVYWGSLLGCLEMIASGTTTFVDGYFFQDSTIRAAQESGLRALVAQGVIDFPAPGVPDPGDNLKVGEAFLKKWSGVSDRIFPGLFCHSPLTCSESTLRKAAELSAAYSAPLQIHLSETVEEIEEILKKTGRRPVHYLERLGILRGRLIAAHAVHVSDEEIRLLAERDVKIVHVPESNMKLASGIAPIPRMMDAGLVLALGTDGCASNNNLDLFQEMDCAAKLHKVAALDPECLDAESVLHMATLGGAELLGLEKEIGTIEVGKKADIIVVDLESPHLTPCYSLPSTLVYSAVGADVKDVLVDGKVLMKDRTILTLDAAVIMERVRAIAGEIG; translated from the coding sequence ATGTCAAGGACCGGTACCGATCTCATCATTGAAGGGGGAATCCTTCTTTCACGGGCTAAAGGGGCCGATCCCCTGGAAAACGCCCGGGTGTGGATCCGGGGAGACAGGATTCATAGGATCGAGACGGGTTCTTCCAAGGAACCGCCCCCCCCGGGGGTGGAAGTCATCGACGCCCGCAAAGGTCTGATCATGCCCGGTCTGGTGAATGCCCATTGCCATACCGCCATGACGCTTTTCAGAGGCCTTGCAGACGATCTTCCGCTCAAGAAATGGCTTTTTGAGAAGATATTCCCGGCGGAAGCCAAGCACCTCTCTCCCGATACCGTTTATTGGGGTTCCCTCCTGGGGTGCCTCGAGATGATCGCCTCCGGGACGACAACCTTCGTTGACGGGTACTTTTTTCAGGACAGCACGATAAGGGCTGCACAGGAATCGGGCTTGAGGGCCCTGGTAGCCCAGGGGGTGATCGATTTTCCCGCCCCCGGAGTCCCCGATCCCGGGGATAATCTCAAGGTGGGGGAGGCCTTCCTAAAGAAATGGAGCGGGGTTTCGGATCGGATCTTTCCCGGCCTTTTCTGCCACAGCCCCTTGACCTGTTCGGAAAGCACCCTCAGGAAGGCAGCTGAACTTTCTGCCGCTTATTCGGCTCCCCTCCAGATCCACCTCTCCGAGACGGTGGAAGAGATAGAGGAAATCTTGAAAAAGACCGGCCGCCGGCCGGTACATTACCTGGAGCGCCTGGGGATCCTCCGGGGAAGGCTCATCGCCGCCCATGCCGTGCATGTGAGCGACGAGGAAATCCGACTCCTTGCCGAGCGGGATGTCAAGATCGTCCACGTTCCGGAAAGCAACATGAAGCTGGCCTCGGGGATCGCCCCCATCCCGCGAATGATGGATGCGGGGCTGGTCCTGGCCCTTGGAACGGACGGCTGTGCCTCGAACAACAACCTTGATCTTTTCCAGGAAATGGATTGTGCGGCAAAGCTCCACAAGGTCGCAGCCCTCGATCCCGAGTGCCTGGACGCTGAATCGGTCCTACACATGGCCACCCTGGGAGGAGCGGAACTGCTGGGCCTTGAAAAGGAGATCGGCACGATCGAGGTGGGGAAAAAGGCCGATATCATCGTCGTTGACCTGGAAAGCCCGCATCTGACGCCTTGTTACAGTCTACCGTCCACCCTGGTATACTCCGCCGTGGGTGCAGACGTCAAAGACGTCCTGGTGGATGGGAAGGTCCTCATGAAAGACAGGACCATCCTTACACTCGATGCAGCCGTGATCATGGAAAGGGTCCGGGCCATAGCCGGGGAAATCGGGTAG
- a CDS encoding M23 family metallopeptidase, with protein MGKIKRIVYSLTLVPLLIILVLFGWFLTVIFEGEKPAMTLQPLPEYLSKEQKFSLKVEDRKRGLRRVKVAIRQGGREIPVFERRFPFIGLLNRKGVHLFSEEFLLDPEELNLVQGRVDLTVRAWDYAMKNGGDGNLGLVEHKMTVDTIPPSISPVSPINNVYQGGACLIVYRTSSDTLESGVYVNDIFFPGFPAGVDSKEGYHVCYFALPHEAKPKPTLFLWARDKAGNISKATFYCHIIRKRFRREKMRISDRFLKKVLPYFSFYPLDSEDTDIKKFLKINNQLRRENHQTFHELAKKTSPRRLWKGPFLRMKNAATMAQFADRRSYYYKGRKVDEQVHLGVDLASLAGSPVQASNRGRVVFAGRLGIYGNTVVLDHGQGLASVYSHLSAIMVAMDQEVDKGAIIGRTGQTGLAGGDHLHFAVMVHGVFVNPIEWWDPHWIRDNITKKLALIRKD; from the coding sequence ATGGGAAAAATAAAGCGTATCGTCTATTCTTTGACCCTTGTTCCACTCCTCATCATCCTCGTCCTCTTCGGGTGGTTTCTCACCGTCATCTTCGAGGGAGAAAAACCTGCCATGACTCTTCAACCGCTCCCCGAATACCTCTCCAAGGAACAGAAATTTTCCTTGAAGGTCGAGGATCGGAAACGGGGGCTGCGGCGCGTAAAGGTGGCCATCCGCCAAGGAGGAAGGGAAATCCCTGTCTTTGAAAGGCGGTTTCCGTTCATCGGCCTGCTGAACCGCAAGGGAGTCCATCTCTTTTCCGAAGAATTCCTCCTCGATCCAGAGGAACTGAACCTGGTCCAAGGCCGGGTGGATCTCACGGTCCGGGCGTGGGACTATGCCATGAAAAACGGCGGGGATGGGAATCTCGGTCTGGTCGAGCACAAGATGACCGTAGACACGATTCCACCCTCCATAAGCCCCGTAAGCCCCATTAATAACGTGTACCAAGGGGGAGCCTGCCTTATCGTGTACCGGACGTCCTCGGACACGCTGGAGAGCGGCGTATACGTAAATGACATCTTCTTTCCAGGGTTTCCCGCCGGAGTTGATTCCAAGGAAGGATATCATGTCTGTTACTTCGCCCTGCCCCATGAAGCCAAACCCAAGCCAACCCTCTTTCTATGGGCCAGGGACAAGGCGGGGAATATCTCAAAGGCGACATTTTACTGTCATATCATCCGGAAGCGTTTCCGCAGGGAAAAAATGAGGATTTCCGACCGGTTCCTGAAAAAGGTGCTCCCCTATTTTTCGTTCTATCCCCTTGATTCGGAAGATACGGATATCAAGAAATTCCTCAAGATCAACAACCAGTTGCGCAGAGAAAACCATCAAACCTTCCACGAACTGGCTAAGAAAACCTCCCCCCGGAGGCTGTGGAAAGGGCCCTTCCTCAGGATGAAAAACGCGGCCACCATGGCACAGTTCGCGGACAGGCGCTCTTACTATTACAAGGGTCGGAAGGTTGATGAGCAGGTTCATCTGGGTGTGGATCTCGCCTCCCTGGCCGGCTCACCTGTCCAGGCCTCGAATCGAGGCCGCGTTGTCTTCGCCGGTAGGCTTGGAATCTATGGAAACACTGTGGTCCTGGACCACGGGCAAGGCCTCGCTTCGGTTTACAGCCACCTCAGCGCCATCATGGTCGCCATGGACCAGGAAGTGGATAAGGGAGCGATCATCGGCAGGACCGGCCAGACGGGACTCGCTGGAGGTGACCATCTTCACTTCGCCGTCATGGTGCACGGTGTCTTCGTCAATCCCATCGAGTGGTGGGATCCCCACTGGATCAGGGATAACATCACCAAGAAGCTGGCCTTGATCAGAAAGGATTGA